In Ferribacterium limneticum, a genomic segment contains:
- a CDS encoding RelA/SpoT family protein: MVSVVHSVASQSDFEQFLVTLAEGLAPADAERLKSAVEYAWTTYGERSLGSGERIWSHALGMAVIITGLKLDVESRIAALLFAIPAQDEHGIASIETRFGKPAAHLVQGISRLNKLRPIAKGFVATNVEAGEVNPVEMKAQIEVLRKMLLAMVEDIRVVLLRLASRTQTLRFYASNPDDLRVQVARETLELYSPLANRLGVWELKWELEDLSFRFIHPDTYKKLAKLLDEKRSEREQFIVDAVAKVRDELEAAGVHNAEIYGRPKHIYSIWNKMRKKGVEFSEVYDVRALRIIVDDLRECYTALGIVHNLWLPIPKEFDDYISNPKGNNYRSLHTAVRCPDGRSLEIQIRTWEMHKHAELGVAAHWRYKEGSKRTTEDDYDEKIAWLRQLLTWKDEVADSSDWVKHYKQAALDETIYVITPQGKVVDLPAGSTPVDFAYRVHTDLGHRCRGAKIAGHLVPLNTALETGQEVEIVTAKVGGPSRDWLNPLLGYIHTKSARVKVRAWFSNLALEETLSEGRGLIAKELQRAGQTGANIEELSHKLGFAKADDLYIAAARGDLNQRQFQSVAKGGDLLAETQLPDEVLAKPSKPVQGNQGILIVGVDKLLTQLARCCKPAPPDEIQGFITRGKGISIHRMDCPNFSNLAALHPERVIETDWGLTTTGVFAADIIVDAHDRQGLLRDISEIFTRERLNVIGVNTQSKQGKAHMSFTVEITNLQQMQKTLTLIHEVEGVVGVRRA, translated from the coding sequence ATGGTTTCCGTCGTCCATTCCGTCGCCTCGCAAAGCGACTTCGAACAGTTCCTGGTCACGTTGGCTGAGGGCTTGGCCCCGGCCGATGCGGAACGTCTAAAATCCGCCGTCGAGTACGCTTGGACCACCTACGGCGAACGCTCGCTGGGCAGCGGCGAGCGCATCTGGTCGCACGCGCTGGGCATGGCGGTGATCATTACCGGCCTCAAGCTCGATGTCGAATCACGCATTGCCGCGCTGCTCTTCGCCATTCCGGCCCAGGATGAGCACGGCATCGCCAGCATCGAAACGCGCTTCGGCAAGCCGGCGGCGCATCTCGTGCAGGGCATTTCGCGCCTAAACAAGTTGCGGCCGATTGCCAAGGGTTTTGTCGCCACCAACGTCGAGGCCGGCGAAGTCAATCCGGTCGAGATGAAGGCGCAGATCGAAGTGCTGCGCAAGATGCTGCTGGCCATGGTCGAGGACATTCGCGTCGTCCTGCTGCGTCTGGCCAGCCGGACGCAGACCCTGCGTTTTTATGCGTCCAATCCGGACGACTTGCGCGTTCAGGTGGCGCGTGAAACGCTCGAGCTCTATTCGCCGCTGGCCAACCGGCTCGGCGTCTGGGAGTTGAAGTGGGAACTGGAGGATCTGTCCTTCCGCTTCATCCATCCGGATACCTACAAGAAACTGGCCAAGCTGCTCGACGAAAAACGCAGCGAACGCGAGCAGTTCATCGTCGATGCCGTGGCCAAAGTCCGCGATGAACTCGAAGCGGCCGGCGTGCATAACGCCGAGATCTACGGCCGGCCGAAACACATCTACAGCATCTGGAACAAGATGCGCAAAAAAGGCGTCGAGTTCTCCGAGGTCTATGACGTGCGCGCCCTGCGCATCATTGTCGATGACCTGCGCGAGTGCTACACCGCGCTCGGCATCGTGCACAACCTGTGGCTGCCGATCCCCAAGGAATTTGACGACTACATCTCGAATCCCAAGGGCAACAACTACCGCTCGCTGCATACCGCCGTGCGCTGTCCGGACGGGCGCAGCCTGGAAATCCAGATCCGTACCTGGGAAATGCACAAGCACGCCGAACTCGGCGTCGCCGCTCACTGGCGCTACAAGGAAGGCAGCAAGCGGACGACCGAGGACGATTACGACGAAAAAATCGCCTGGCTGCGTCAACTGCTGACCTGGAAGGACGAAGTCGCCGACAGCTCGGACTGGGTCAAACATTACAAGCAGGCGGCGCTCGACGAGACGATTTACGTCATCACGCCGCAAGGCAAGGTCGTCGATCTGCCGGCCGGCTCGACGCCGGTCGATTTCGCCTACCGCGTGCATACCGATCTCGGCCACCGTTGCCGGGGCGCCAAGATCGCCGGGCATCTCGTACCGCTCAACACGGCGCTCGAAACCGGGCAGGAAGTCGAGATCGTTACCGCCAAGGTCGGCGGCCCGTCGCGCGACTGGCTCAATCCGCTGCTCGGCTACATCCACACCAAGAGTGCCCGGGTCAAGGTGCGCGCCTGGTTCTCCAATCTGGCGCTCGAAGAAACGCTGAGCGAAGGCCGTGGCCTGATCGCCAAGGAATTGCAGCGGGCCGGCCAGACCGGGGCGAATATCGAGGAGTTGTCGCACAAGCTCGGTTTTGCCAAGGCCGACGACCTGTACATCGCTGCCGCCCGTGGCGACCTCAACCAGCGGCAATTCCAGTCCGTTGCCAAGGGCGGCGACCTGCTGGCCGAAACCCAGTTGCCGGATGAAGTGCTGGCCAAGCCGAGCAAGCCTGTCCAGGGCAACCAGGGCATCCTGATCGTCGGCGTCGACAAGCTGCTGACCCAGCTCGCCCGTTGCTGCAAGCCGGCGCCGCCCGATGAAATCCAGGGTTTCATCACGCGTGGCAAGGGCATTTCCATCCACCGCATGGACTGCCCCAATTTTTCCAATCTCGCTGCACTGCATCCGGAACGGGTCATTGAGACCGATTGGGGCCTGACGACGACCGGCGTCTTTGCCGCCGACATCATTGTCGACGCCCATGACCGTCAAGGCCTGCTGCGCGACATTTCCGAGATATTCACCCGCGAGCGGCTCAATGTCATCGGCGTCAACACCCAGTCCAAGCAGGGCAAGGCGCACATGAGCTTTACCGTCGAGATCACCAACCTGCAGCAAATGCAGAAGACGCTGACCCTCATCCACGAGGTCGAAGGCGTCGTCGGCGTACGCCGCGCCTGA
- a CDS encoding DMT family transporter produces the protein MKKLFANPYLLLILTVLFWSGNMVVGRGARGDIPPLGFAFWRWAIAFALILPLALPHLKAQWPLLKKGWRPLLVLGLLGVGGYNTFAYIALQDTSATNAALLNSFVPIATIAISWAFLGKHLRRVEGIGVVISLCGALTIVSRGDLAVLAHLNLNVGDVWMLVAVLDWAIYTVALAWRPAGVHPMLMLGATTAIGLCALGPAYAWELAQGRHINLHLGSLTALAYVGLFPSFLGYIFYNKGVAEVGANKASLFIHLMPVFGTLLSFMFLGEVPFWYHYFGIALIFSGIWLTMKK, from the coding sequence ATGAAAAAACTGTTCGCCAACCCCTATCTGCTGCTGATCCTGACCGTTCTTTTCTGGTCCGGAAACATGGTGGTCGGCCGTGGTGCCCGTGGCGACATTCCGCCGCTGGGCTTCGCTTTCTGGCGCTGGGCCATCGCCTTCGCACTGATCCTGCCACTGGCCCTGCCCCACCTCAAAGCCCAATGGCCGCTACTGAAAAAAGGCTGGCGCCCCCTGCTCGTGCTCGGCCTGCTCGGTGTCGGCGGCTACAACACCTTTGCCTACATCGCCCTGCAGGACACCAGCGCGACCAATGCGGCACTGCTCAACTCCTTCGTGCCGATCGCCACCATCGCCATTTCCTGGGCCTTCCTCGGCAAGCACCTGCGCCGGGTCGAAGGCATCGGCGTCGTCATTTCGCTGTGCGGTGCGCTGACCATCGTGTCACGTGGCGACCTGGCCGTGCTCGCTCATCTCAACCTCAACGTCGGCGACGTCTGGATGCTCGTCGCCGTGCTCGACTGGGCCATCTACACCGTCGCCCTGGCCTGGCGCCCGGCCGGCGTGCATCCGATGCTGATGCTCGGCGCCACCACCGCCATCGGCCTCTGCGCCCTCGGCCCTGCTTACGCCTGGGAACTGGCACAAGGCCGGCACATCAACCTGCACCTCGGCTCGCTGACCGCGCTGGCCTACGTCGGCCTCTTCCCGAGCTTCCTCGGCTACATTTTCTACAACAAGGGCGTCGCCGAAGTCGGCGCCAATAAAGCCAGCCTGTTCATCCACCTCATGCCGGTTTTCGGTACGCTGCTCTCCTTCATGTTCCTCGGAGAAGTTCCGTTCTGGTATCACTACTTCGGCATCGCCCTGATTTTCTCGGGCATCTGGCTGACCATGAAAAAATGA
- a CDS encoding M90 family metallopeptidase, with the protein MKRWLDRLRGKKVAEIPDALWASTVAALPFLDDLTVNEKKELKMKAEAFLAEKEFSTAGGLDLTDEICVSIAAQGCLPILKLGLGAYREWVGIVVYPDEFVVPRRIEDESGVVHEYDDVLSGEAWEGGPLIISWHDVQMAGDGYNVVIHEFAHKLDMLNGEADGMPALHSGITETEWEAKFSAAYDDFCQRVDGGEDTPIDPYASTDPAEFFAVLSESFFDIPDIVAGEYPAIYGLLCRYYLQDPLTRRLTSRPDH; encoded by the coding sequence ATGAAACGTTGGCTCGACAGGTTGCGCGGCAAGAAGGTAGCGGAGATTCCCGACGCCTTGTGGGCGAGCACCGTCGCTGCCCTGCCCTTTCTCGACGATCTCACGGTCAACGAGAAAAAAGAGCTGAAAATGAAAGCCGAAGCCTTCCTCGCCGAGAAGGAATTCAGCACCGCCGGAGGCCTCGATCTGACCGACGAAATCTGCGTTTCGATCGCCGCCCAGGGCTGCCTGCCCATCCTCAAGCTCGGGCTGGGTGCCTACCGCGAATGGGTCGGCATCGTCGTCTACCCCGACGAATTCGTCGTACCGCGCCGCATCGAGGACGAATCCGGCGTCGTCCATGAATACGACGACGTGCTCTCCGGCGAAGCCTGGGAAGGTGGCCCGCTGATCATTTCCTGGCACGACGTGCAGATGGCCGGCGACGGCTACAACGTCGTGATCCACGAATTCGCCCACAAGCTGGACATGCTCAACGGCGAGGCGGACGGCATGCCGGCGCTGCATTCGGGCATCACCGAAACGGAGTGGGAGGCCAAATTCTCGGCCGCTTACGACGATTTTTGCCAACGCGTGGACGGCGGCGAAGATACGCCGATCGATCCCTACGCCAGCACCGACCCCGCCGAATTTTTCGCTGTGCTCTCCGAGAGTTTTTTCGACATCCCCGACATCGTCGCTGGCGAATATCCGGCTATTTACGGCCTGCTCTGTCGCTACTACCTTCAGGATCCGCTGACCCGCCGGTTGACCAGCCGACCTGACCATTAA
- a CDS encoding PAS domain-containing hybrid sensor histidine kinase/response regulator: MPSESFRTTLHGAILNEAPGGILVVTPENTLASINERFFAVWNIPCPAAPLEALIGTSDTPILEQVLARVRDCEPFLARIRTLYADPNLKDDCNIPLKDGRTLHRHSAALRGDDGRYMGRVWFFRDISDIVRSQQAREDSERLYATAFETTLDAIAITSQEEGIYVDVNQAFLNMTGYTRQELIGRSSLEMSIWADPQDRQNFSLKLREKKSKINFEARFRKKTGEIFWGMFSVSPMTFNGQPCLLSITRDVTEAKAAQDELAKHRDRLEQLVAERTAELSHAKEAAEAASIAKSAFLANMSHEIRTPLNAVTGMAHLIRRGGLTPTQAGQLDKLENAGQHLLGIINAILELSKIEAGKLVLAETPLHIGQVLDNVMAMLQTAAQAKHLNLSSESDELPPNLQGDPTALQQALLNYAANAVKFTDAGKVILRVRLLTDEADGAVLRFEVEDSGIGIPAEAMPRLFAAFEQADNTLTRKYGGTGLGLAITRKLAERMGGTAGASSTPGQGSIFWFTVRLKKGSQALPKIPDVAASHPETRLTRDYPGRRILLVEDEPINREIAEQFLAEAGLCVETAEDGGQAVDLVRHNNYDLILMDVQMPTLDGLAATRLIRALANGRQVPVIAMTANAYAEDRALCLAAGMNDFITKPASPDLLFATLLNWLEKADSERRADSELSCEGS, from the coding sequence ATGCCCAGCGAATCCTTTCGTACCACCTTGCATGGCGCCATCCTCAATGAGGCACCGGGTGGCATTCTGGTCGTCACCCCGGAAAACACGCTGGCCTCGATCAACGAACGCTTCTTCGCGGTATGGAACATTCCCTGCCCGGCCGCGCCGCTCGAGGCATTGATCGGCACCTCCGACACCCCGATTCTCGAACAGGTGCTGGCCCGTGTCCGTGACTGCGAACCCTTCCTGGCGCGTATCCGCACCCTTTATGCCGACCCGAACCTGAAAGACGACTGCAATATCCCGCTCAAGGATGGACGCACACTCCATCGTCATTCGGCGGCGCTGCGGGGCGACGATGGACGCTACATGGGCCGCGTGTGGTTCTTCCGCGACATTAGCGACATCGTCCGCTCGCAGCAGGCCAGGGAAGACAGCGAAAGGCTCTACGCCACGGCCTTCGAGACGACGCTCGACGCCATCGCCATTACCAGCCAGGAGGAAGGCATCTACGTCGACGTTAACCAGGCCTTCCTCAACATGACTGGCTACACGCGCCAGGAATTGATCGGCCGCAGTTCGCTGGAAATGTCGATCTGGGCCGATCCGCAGGATCGCCAGAATTTCAGTCTGAAACTACGCGAGAAAAAATCCAAGATCAACTTCGAAGCCCGCTTTCGCAAAAAGACTGGCGAAATTTTCTGGGGCATGTTCTCGGTCTCGCCGATGACCTTCAACGGCCAGCCCTGCCTGCTTTCCATCACGCGCGACGTGACCGAGGCCAAGGCCGCCCAGGATGAACTGGCCAAGCATCGCGACCGCCTCGAACAACTGGTTGCCGAGCGCACGGCCGAACTCTCGCACGCCAAGGAAGCGGCCGAAGCGGCCAGCATCGCGAAAAGCGCCTTTCTCGCCAACATGAGCCACGAAATCCGGACGCCGCTCAATGCCGTCACCGGCATGGCCCATCTGATCCGACGCGGCGGTCTGACCCCGACGCAGGCCGGACAGCTCGACAAGCTGGAGAATGCTGGCCAACACTTGCTCGGCATCATCAACGCCATTCTCGAACTGTCGAAGATCGAGGCCGGGAAACTCGTTCTCGCCGAAACGCCCCTCCACATCGGTCAGGTTCTCGATAACGTCATGGCCATGCTGCAAACCGCCGCCCAGGCCAAGCACCTGAACCTGTCCAGCGAAAGCGATGAACTGCCGCCCAATTTGCAGGGCGACCCGACTGCACTGCAACAGGCTCTGCTCAACTACGCCGCCAATGCCGTCAAATTTACCGATGCCGGCAAGGTCATCCTGCGTGTCCGCCTGCTGACCGACGAGGCGGATGGCGCCGTGCTGCGTTTCGAGGTCGAGGACAGCGGCATCGGCATCCCGGCCGAAGCGATGCCCAGATTGTTTGCGGCCTTCGAACAGGCCGACAACACACTGACCCGAAAATACGGCGGAACCGGCCTCGGACTGGCGATCACCCGCAAACTGGCCGAGCGCATGGGTGGTACGGCCGGGGCCAGCAGCACACCGGGCCAAGGCAGTATTTTCTGGTTCACCGTTCGCCTGAAAAAGGGGAGCCAGGCTCTCCCGAAGATCCCGGACGTCGCCGCGAGCCATCCAGAAACCCGGCTGACCCGGGACTATCCGGGACGTCGCATCCTGCTCGTCGAGGATGAACCGATCAACCGCGAGATTGCCGAGCAGTTTCTGGCCGAGGCCGGGCTATGCGTCGAGACCGCCGAAGACGGCGGACAGGCAGTCGACCTGGTCCGCCACAACAATTACGACCTGATCCTCATGGATGTCCAGATGCCAACCCTGGATGGGCTGGCAGCCACCCGCCTGATTCGCGCCCTGGCCAATGGCCGGCAGGTGCCGGTCATCGCCATGACGGCCAATGCCTATGCCGAGGATCGCGCTCTTTGCCTGGCCGCCGGCATGAACGATTTCATCACCAAACCGGCCAGCCCCGATCTGTTGTTTGCCACGCTACTCAACTGGCTGGAAAAGGCCGATTCAGAACGTCGGGCCGACTCGGAACTTAGCTGCGAAGGCAGCTAA
- a CDS encoding alpha/beta fold hydrolase: protein MKHIVVQGLTLEYRDYPATAEGRPTLLLLHEGLGCVSMWRHFPEKLAAATGCRLIVWSRAGYGGSEAYPEPRTPRYMHREGEEVLPALLAALEIERPLLIGHSDGGSIALIFAGAFPEVPLGVAVMAPHEFVEDVTLAGIREARTAWQTTDLPKKLARYHHAQTERVFSDWNDTWLSPAFRDWNIEGYLPKIRCPLLAIQGEDDEYATMRQIDAIAEQVPGTQLLKLAQCGHSPHRDQEAAVLAALAAFAAKFRVGPTF from the coding sequence ATGAAGCACATTGTTGTTCAAGGGCTGACGCTCGAATATCGCGATTACCCGGCTACCGCAGAAGGTCGCCCGACCTTGTTGCTGCTCCACGAGGGCCTTGGTTGCGTCAGCATGTGGCGGCATTTTCCGGAAAAGCTGGCGGCAGCCACCGGTTGCCGATTGATCGTCTGGTCGCGCGCCGGCTATGGCGGTTCAGAGGCTTACCCGGAGCCACGCACACCGCGCTACATGCACCGCGAGGGCGAGGAAGTATTGCCGGCCCTGCTCGCCGCGCTGGAGATCGAACGACCGCTACTGATTGGCCACAGCGATGGGGGCAGCATCGCGCTGATCTTCGCCGGCGCTTTCCCGGAGGTGCCGCTCGGCGTTGCCGTCATGGCCCCGCACGAGTTTGTCGAAGACGTCACGCTGGCCGGTATCCGCGAGGCCAGGACGGCCTGGCAAACGACTGATCTACCGAAAAAACTGGCGCGTTATCATCATGCGCAGACCGAGCGGGTGTTCAGCGACTGGAACGACACATGGTTGTCGCCGGCCTTCCGCGACTGGAATATCGAGGGCTATCTGCCGAAGATCCGCTGCCCGCTGCTCGCCATCCAGGGCGAGGACGACGAGTACGCGACGATGCGCCAGATCGATGCGATAGCCGAGCAGGTGCCCGGTACCCAGTTGCTCAAATTGGCCCAATGCGGTCACTCGCCGCACCGCGATCAGGAGGCGGCGGTATTGGCCGCCTTAGCTGCCTTCGCAGCTAAGTTCCGAGTCGGCCCGACGTTCTGA
- a CDS encoding alpha/beta fold hydrolase, with protein MQFKQQIVQCLGPSGLHRMAYTEWGARDNPRVLICVHGLTRNGRDFDALAEAMSGHYRVICPDVVGRGQSGHLSDPAAYAIPQYVADMVTLIARLNVESVHWLGTSMGGLIGMALAAQEGTPIRKMVLNDVGPVLTAESLQRIGTYVGADPDWATFEEALAFVKFVSEPFGALTEAQWYHLTETSVAQGADGRWRFRYDPRIAEPFRAAFADKDVNLWPLYEQIKCPTLVIRGAQSDLLTRETWQKMASCGPQAELAEIEGVGHAPMFQSADQIAIVRDFLLSA; from the coding sequence ATGCAATTCAAGCAACAGATCGTGCAATGCCTCGGGCCGTCAGGTCTGCACCGGATGGCCTACACCGAGTGGGGCGCCCGCGATAATCCGCGCGTGCTGATCTGCGTGCATGGGCTGACCCGCAACGGCCGCGATTTCGATGCGCTGGCCGAAGCCATGTCGGGGCACTACCGCGTCATTTGTCCGGACGTCGTCGGTCGCGGCCAGAGCGGCCATTTGAGCGACCCGGCGGCTTACGCCATCCCCCAATACGTCGCCGACATGGTGACGCTGATCGCCCGCCTGAACGTAGAGAGCGTGCATTGGCTCGGCACCTCGATGGGCGGCCTGATCGGCATGGCGCTCGCCGCTCAGGAAGGCACCCCGATCCGCAAGATGGTACTCAATGATGTCGGGCCGGTGCTTACCGCCGAATCGCTGCAGCGCATCGGCACCTATGTCGGCGCCGACCCGGACTGGGCGACTTTCGAGGAGGCGCTGGCCTTCGTCAAATTCGTCAGCGAGCCCTTCGGTGCGCTGACCGAGGCGCAGTGGTATCACCTGACCGAAACCAGCGTTGCCCAGGGCGCCGATGGTCGCTGGCGTTTCCGCTACGACCCGCGCATCGCCGAGCCGTTCCGTGCCGCTTTCGCCGACAAGGATGTCAACCTCTGGCCGCTCTACGAGCAGATCAAGTGCCCGACGCTGGTCATTCGCGGTGCCCAGTCGGACCTGCTGACCCGCGAGACATGGCAAAAAATGGCATCCTGCGGTCCACAGGCGGAACTGGCTGAAATCGAAGGCGTCGGTCATGCGCCGATGTTCCAGTCGGCTGATCAGATCGCCATCGTTCGTGACTTCCTGTTGAGCGCATGA
- a CDS encoding DNA internalization-related competence protein ComEC/Rec2, translating into MRLNILAFAAGILGVQMQPELPGWALWAVAGGLLVLPRLRWSGWPLRLLALLGCLALGVAWGAWRADIRLADELGADWEGRDVDVVGVVAGLPQDFSNGTRFEFDVNFRLTVATEKPVVPERIMLSWYQGRRDDEQFERLQVRPGERWRFTVRLKRPHGNANPGGFDYEAWLLERNIRATGYIRPNPPQRLDAMVWQPDYAIERLRHAIRDSFVRILPEESYPWAGVLVALVIGDQKAIQGDLWTTFNRTGTTHLMSISGLHVTMVAALFGWLVSFAWRRIPALALRLPAQKAGLLAACLGAFAYALLAGFAVPAQRTLYMLLVAAAAMLSGRLVAPSRILCLALLVVLLFDPWSVLAAGFWLSFGAVGALLYIGSAAVGEATDRWAKIRAWGVVQWAATLASLPILLLVFQQFSLVSPLANALAIPVISFVVTPLALLGALVPWWPILGLAHQVMAWLMVFLDWCATWPVWLAPAPPLWAALTAGVGVAICLLPRGLPGRLLGVFLFVPALFWPVEKPAEGEAWISVLDVGQGLASVIRTREHTLIYDPGPLYSAESDAGQRVVVPYLRAQGIGHIDVLMVTHRDTDHSGGTASVRAALAVDEVYSSVAGIGGRQCMAGQRWVWDGVVFEVLHPAAEAYSGNSKPNHLSCVLRLEAGGRRMLLTSDIEAPDEAALLLRYPDGLVADVLLMPHHGSKTSSTPAFLQAVGAAQTVIPVGYRNRFGHPKAEVLARHEAMGTTIWRTDRDGAVRIRLADGGMTLSGWRLEHRRYWHGR; encoded by the coding sequence ATGCGCCTGAATATTCTCGCCTTCGCCGCCGGTATCCTCGGTGTGCAGATGCAGCCGGAACTGCCCGGCTGGGCGCTGTGGGCGGTTGCCGGCGGGTTGTTGGTGCTGCCCCGGTTGCGCTGGTCGGGCTGGCCCTTACGTCTTCTCGCGCTGCTCGGTTGTCTGGCGCTCGGGGTGGCGTGGGGCGCCTGGCGGGCCGATATTCGGCTGGCCGATGAGCTTGGCGCCGACTGGGAGGGACGCGATGTCGACGTGGTCGGCGTTGTCGCCGGTTTGCCACAGGATTTCAGCAACGGTACGCGTTTCGAATTTGACGTAAATTTCCGGTTGACCGTAGCAACCGAGAAACCCGTTGTTCCCGAGCGGATCATGCTCTCCTGGTATCAGGGCCGGCGCGACGACGAGCAATTCGAACGATTGCAGGTCCGGCCCGGCGAGCGCTGGCGTTTCACTGTTCGCCTGAAACGGCCGCACGGCAACGCCAATCCGGGCGGCTTCGATTACGAAGCCTGGCTGCTCGAACGCAACATCCGGGCGACCGGCTACATCCGCCCGAATCCGCCGCAGCGCCTCGACGCCATGGTCTGGCAGCCGGACTACGCCATCGAGCGGCTACGCCACGCCATCCGTGATTCATTTGTCCGGATTCTGCCGGAAGAAAGTTATCCGTGGGCCGGCGTTCTTGTGGCGCTGGTCATTGGTGATCAGAAGGCGATTCAGGGCGATCTTTGGACGACCTTCAACCGGACGGGGACGACCCATCTGATGAGCATTTCCGGGCTGCATGTGACGATGGTCGCTGCCCTGTTCGGCTGGCTCGTGTCGTTTGCCTGGCGGCGCATACCGGCACTGGCCTTGCGCTTGCCGGCGCAGAAGGCGGGGCTGCTCGCTGCCTGCCTCGGTGCCTTCGCCTATGCGCTGCTCGCCGGCTTTGCCGTGCCGGCTCAGCGTACGCTGTACATGTTGCTCGTCGCCGCGGCCGCCATGCTTTCGGGGCGCCTCGTGGCGCCGAGTCGAATCCTTTGCCTGGCCTTGCTTGTCGTGCTGCTGTTCGATCCATGGTCAGTTTTGGCGGCTGGTTTCTGGCTGTCGTTCGGCGCGGTAGGCGCCTTGCTTTACATCGGATCAGCCGCTGTCGGCGAGGCGACTGACCGCTGGGCCAAAATCCGCGCCTGGGGCGTCGTGCAGTGGGCGGCGACGCTTGCTTCGTTGCCCATCCTGCTCCTCGTTTTCCAGCAATTCTCGTTGGTCTCGCCGTTGGCCAATGCGCTGGCCATTCCGGTGATCAGTTTCGTCGTCACGCCGCTCGCGCTGCTCGGTGCCCTCGTGCCGTGGTGGCCTATCCTTGGGCTGGCGCATCAGGTCATGGCCTGGCTCATGGTTTTTCTCGACTGGTGCGCCACTTGGCCGGTCTGGCTGGCCCCAGCACCACCGCTATGGGCAGCTTTGACAGCTGGCGTTGGCGTCGCGATCTGCCTGTTGCCACGCGGCTTGCCCGGGCGACTGCTGGGTGTCTTCCTGTTCGTGCCGGCCTTGTTCTGGCCGGTGGAAAAGCCAGCCGAGGGCGAAGCGTGGATCAGTGTGCTCGATGTCGGGCAGGGGCTGGCCAGCGTCATCCGGACGCGCGAACACACGCTGATCTACGATCCCGGGCCGCTCTACAGCGCCGAATCGGATGCCGGGCAGCGCGTCGTCGTGCCCTATTTGCGGGCGCAGGGTATCGGCCATATCGATGTGTTGATGGTCACGCATCGCGATACCGATCACTCCGGCGGCACGGCCTCGGTCCGGGCGGCGCTGGCGGTGGATGAGGTTTATTCGTCGGTGGCCGGTATCGGTGGTCGGCAGTGCATGGCCGGTCAGCGCTGGGTGTGGGATGGGGTCGTATTCGAGGTGTTGCACCCGGCGGCCGAGGCTTACAGCGGCAACAGCAAGCCGAATCACCTGTCCTGCGTCCTGCGCCTCGAAGCCGGGGGCCGGCGCATGTTGCTGACCTCCGACATCGAAGCGCCCGACGAGGCAGCCTTGCTCCTACGCTATCCGGACGGACTGGTGGCCGATGTACTGCTCATGCCGCACCATGGTTCAAAAACGTCGTCGACACCGGCCTTCCTGCAGGCAGTCGGGGCAGCGCAGACGGTTATCCCGGTAGGCTATCGCAATCGTTTCGGCCATCCGAAAGCCGAGGTATTGGCCAGGCATGAGGCGATGGGCACGACTATCTGGCGAACCGACCGCGATGGTGCCGTGCGTATCCGGCTGGCCGATGGCGGCATGACCTTGTCAGGATGGCGGCTAGAACATCGCCGGTATTGGCATGGCCGGTGA
- a CDS encoding DUF2062 domain-containing protein encodes MRRTLKKYLPDHQTIRNNRWLKPFESSLLHPRLWHLNRHSAAGAVAAGLFCGLIPGPLQMLGAAACALVFRVNLPLAMLVTLYTNPFTIVPLYLLAYQVGRLGIGESNGFITPPAFSATDFIGWSTAMQTWMLAVAKPLGIGLILLASGLAIIGYFATRTAWRAYLISAWRRRKKLRS; translated from the coding sequence ATGCGCCGGACCCTGAAAAAATACCTGCCCGATCACCAGACCATCCGTAACAACCGCTGGTTGAAGCCGTTCGAGTCGTCGTTGCTGCACCCGCGGCTATGGCATCTGAATCGCCATTCGGCGGCTGGCGCGGTGGCGGCCGGCCTGTTCTGCGGGCTCATTCCCGGCCCACTGCAAATGCTCGGCGCCGCGGCCTGTGCACTGGTCTTTCGCGTCAACCTGCCGCTGGCCATGCTGGTGACGCTCTACACCAACCCGTTCACCATCGTTCCACTCTACCTGCTGGCCTACCAGGTCGGCCGGCTGGGCATTGGCGAAAGCAACGGATTCATTACGCCGCCAGCCTTCAGCGCCACCGATTTCATCGGCTGGAGCACGGCGATGCAGACCTGGATGCTGGCGGTTGCCAAGCCGCTGGGCATCGGCCTGATCCTGCTCGCCAGCGGACTGGCGATCATCGGCTACTTCGCCACACGCACGGCGTGGCGGGCCTACCTGATCAGCGCCTGGCGGCGCCGGAAAAAACTCAGGTCCTGA